Proteins from a genomic interval of Ndongobacter massiliensis:
- the xylB gene encoding xylulokinase, giving the protein MKKVLGIDIGTSSAKALIVDESGRMLGSGSKNYSLHFPGKFQVEQDPETWWKAVSQAIGIALQEAKTSGNEISALSFSGQMHGMVAIDRKRRLLGNAIIHLDQRSSGELAEIRALAGDLMRTELLNLPSAGMMLATVYWMKKHMPKRYEALDYVLSPKDYIRMRFCGEIGTEYTDAGATLGFSVKNRVWCSELFRRLGLREDIWPQVYESSAIAGQVTEEAARATGLSQKTVVIYGAGDSMAALTGNGVIEKGVMACNIGTSSQLAVVSDVPIFDPQLRIQTWCHTVKERWVVQSGTLNGGNALRWLRDQIFRDQRPYAELDRAAGTVAPTAEGLVFIPYLVGERTPYDDPMAKGVYFGLSMKHTQEHMIRATMEGILFNLKECLEIMDELQVEHKLLISSGGAARGETWKQIQADMLDMPVHTTVVEEEACLGAAILAFVGIGVFSDVSEACKILVKLSDHVTQPIAANVRMYREKQSLFHELYHRVKDLFPQTK; this is encoded by the coding sequence ATGAAGAAGGTTCTTGGTATTGATATCGGGACTTCCAGCGCGAAGGCGTTGATTGTAGATGAATCGGGCCGAATGCTTGGGTCTGGAAGCAAAAATTACAGCCTGCATTTTCCCGGGAAATTTCAGGTGGAACAGGATCCTGAGACATGGTGGAAAGCAGTGAGCCAGGCAATTGGCATTGCATTGCAAGAGGCGAAAACGAGCGGAAATGAAATCAGCGCCCTCTCCTTTTCCGGTCAAATGCACGGCATGGTTGCTATCGATCGAAAGCGGCGGCTTCTCGGAAATGCCATCATTCATCTCGATCAGCGTTCTTCCGGAGAACTTGCGGAAATCCGAGCGCTCGCAGGAGATCTGATGCGAACGGAGTTGCTCAATCTACCCAGTGCGGGAATGATGCTCGCGACGGTATATTGGATGAAAAAACATATGCCGAAGCGGTATGAAGCACTGGATTATGTGCTGTCTCCGAAAGATTATATTCGGATGCGCTTTTGTGGCGAAATTGGCACTGAGTACACAGACGCCGGTGCAACACTTGGATTTTCTGTGAAAAACCGGGTTTGGTGCAGCGAACTTTTTCGGAGACTCGGACTTCGGGAAGATATTTGGCCCCAGGTCTATGAAAGCAGTGCGATTGCAGGTCAAGTGACGGAGGAAGCGGCGCGGGCAACTGGCTTGTCACAAAAAACGGTCGTTATATACGGTGCGGGGGACAGTATGGCCGCGCTGACCGGAAACGGCGTCATTGAGAAAGGAGTTATGGCCTGTAATATTGGTACTTCCTCACAACTCGCAGTCGTGTCGGATGTGCCGATCTTTGACCCGCAACTGCGGATACAGACCTGGTGCCATACGGTAAAAGAACGATGGGTTGTACAAAGCGGAACCTTGAATGGGGGAAATGCACTTCGGTGGCTCCGCGATCAAATCTTTCGGGATCAAAGACCGTATGCGGAATTGGATCGCGCCGCCGGCACCGTTGCGCCGACGGCAGAAGGGCTAGTATTCATTCCTTATTTAGTCGGAGAACGAACCCCCTATGATGATCCGATGGCAAAGGGTGTTTATTTTGGACTCAGCATGAAGCACACGCAAGAGCATATGATTCGCGCAACGATGGAGGGAATCCTATTTAATCTCAAGGAATGCCTGGAAATTATGGATGAGTTGCAGGTGGAGCATAAACTTTTGATTTCTTCCGGTGGTGCGGCGCGCGGAGAAACTTGGAAGCAAATTCAAGCGGATATGCTCGATATGCCGGTTCACACGACCGTCGTTGAGGAGGAAGCCTGCTTGGGTGCTGCCATTTTGGCTTTTGTTGGAATTGGGGTATTTTCTGATGTATCGGAGGCATGTAAGATTCTGGTCAAGCTGAGCGATCATGTTACACAGCCCATTGCTGCGAACGTTCGCATGTATCGTGAAAAGCAGAGCTTGTTTCATGAATTGTATCATAGAGTGAAAGATCTGTTCCCGCAGACAAAATGA
- a CDS encoding ABC transporter permease, which translates to MKIKKISLSEYSQYMIGFSVVLVFAVFRILNPSFLSAYSIQNMMIEAAPLILLSCGLSFVIFTGGIDLGSGAMISATCVISGLYVSKFGNSIIPLMLLAGAVLGAINGLCVTHLKIPSFIVTLCTQNLWSFIALAFCPDGSVAIDLQFRGAIKWMTEKLAGIPVIFLIAMLCVCVLYLFQEYTPTGRSIFAVGANIQAARIAGIDTNRAQLMAFVVSGACSAMAGVLYAYKQKSAVPTIGDALTLSAIASIALGGTSMAGGRGSVLRTAIGVITITAITSGLNMMGVDPLWKNIIIGIILIIAVYINSDTKGRDIITK; encoded by the coding sequence ATGAAAATAAAAAAAATAAGCCTTTCCGAGTATTCACAATATATGATCGGGTTCAGTGTGGTGCTCGTTTTTGCAGTGTTTCGTATTTTGAATCCGAGTTTTCTTTCCGCCTATAGCATTCAGAATATGATGATTGAGGCAGCTCCGTTGATTTTACTGTCTTGTGGACTTTCTTTTGTCATTTTCACCGGAGGCATTGATCTCGGATCGGGCGCCATGATTTCGGCAACCTGTGTCATTTCAGGGCTTTATGTGAGCAAATTTGGCAACTCGATTATCCCGCTGATGCTCCTTGCAGGCGCCGTATTGGGAGCAATTAACGGGCTTTGCGTGACCCATCTGAAAATCCCTTCGTTCATTGTGACTCTTTGCACGCAGAATCTATGGTCATTTATTGCGTTGGCTTTTTGCCCGGACGGTTCTGTTGCGATCGATTTGCAATTCCGCGGGGCCATCAAATGGATGACGGAGAAACTCGCGGGCATCCCTGTAATTTTTCTGATTGCGATGCTCTGCGTTTGTGTGCTCTATCTGTTTCAAGAATATACACCGACCGGAAGATCCATCTTTGCTGTAGGGGCAAATATTCAGGCAGCACGTATTGCTGGCATTGATACCAATCGGGCACAACTCATGGCTTTTGTCGTAAGCGGCGCGTGTAGCGCTATGGCAGGGGTACTGTATGCCTACAAACAAAAATCTGCCGTTCCGACCATAGGAGATGCGCTAACTCTTTCCGCGATTGCTTCCATTGCGCTTGGCGGCACGTCGATGGCCGGCGGGCGCGGCAGCGTTTTGCGTACGGCCATCGGGGTCATCACAATTACAGCAATCACCTCAGGCTTAAATATGATGGGCGTCGATCCGCTATGGAAAAATATTATCATCGGTATTATTCTTATTATTGCGGTATATATCAATTCTGATACGAAGGGTCGAGATATTATTACCAAATAA
- a CDS encoding sugar ABC transporter ATP-binding protein: MGEVLFETQSVGKTYGTNTVLHDISMKIHRGEVIGLIGENGAGKSTLMKLISGVEAPSEGRMLYVGKPYSANSVLSASRQGIGMVFQEQSLVANLTVAQNIYLGREKKYARGGLVNWVKMNRDAERALERIDLKVDPGKKVRDLDMATREMVEIAKVLDAVTEAANEHALILLDEPTTVLSDEGIQKIYKQIRKMKEAGNAVVFISHHLDEILAITDTIYVFKDGAQTAVLPTKDADIDVLYEKMVGRSTTGAFYVEEKQTAPGKRVVLEVQNLSLFGAFNYVSFQLHEGEILGLAGLDGSGTEDICAALIGEVKPTAGKILVNGEEKTFANPSQARKSGIISVPKDRRDEGMIGIMSIEDNVTISSWSQMKKNGILSGRNIRKTAKKWIQAAGIKCTGPKERISKLSGGNAQKVIFARALESRCKILILNHPTRGVDVGAKQEIYRMVREVTEAGHAVIVIGDTLDECLGLSSRVLVLRDGLISAAFDCPVGKKPQQHEVVQYMM; the protein is encoded by the coding sequence ATGGGAGAGGTATTGTTTGAGACACAATCTGTCGGAAAAACCTATGGAACCAATACGGTGCTGCATGATATTTCTATGAAGATTCACCGCGGGGAAGTGATCGGTCTCATCGGAGAAAACGGCGCTGGAAAATCTACTTTGATGAAATTGATTAGCGGCGTTGAAGCACCATCGGAAGGGCGGATGCTTTATGTGGGTAAGCCCTATTCTGCAAATTCAGTGCTTTCTGCCAGCCGTCAGGGAATCGGGATGGTTTTTCAGGAACAATCCTTAGTTGCAAATTTGACCGTTGCGCAGAATATCTACCTGGGAAGAGAAAAGAAATATGCTCGCGGTGGCCTTGTCAATTGGGTAAAGATGAATCGCGATGCCGAGCGCGCCTTGGAACGGATCGACTTGAAAGTCGACCCCGGAAAAAAGGTGCGGGATCTTGATATGGCAACACGGGAGATGGTTGAAATTGCCAAGGTGCTCGATGCAGTTACCGAAGCTGCCAACGAGCATGCGCTGATTCTACTCGATGAGCCGACAACAGTGCTTTCCGATGAAGGCATTCAGAAGATATACAAACAGATTCGAAAGATGAAAGAAGCGGGCAATGCCGTCGTATTCATTTCTCACCATCTGGATGAGATTCTTGCGATTACCGATACGATCTATGTGTTCAAGGACGGTGCACAGACGGCCGTGCTTCCGACCAAGGATGCGGATATTGACGTGCTTTATGAAAAAATGGTCGGACGCTCCACAACCGGTGCATTCTACGTCGAGGAAAAGCAGACGGCTCCGGGCAAGAGAGTCGTGCTGGAGGTGCAAAATCTCAGCCTTTTCGGTGCGTTTAACTACGTTTCATTTCAGTTGCATGAGGGAGAAATTTTAGGCCTTGCCGGTCTGGACGGTTCCGGTACGGAGGATATATGCGCAGCACTGATCGGGGAAGTCAAGCCAACGGCTGGAAAAATTTTGGTGAATGGCGAGGAAAAGACCTTTGCCAATCCATCACAGGCGCGAAAGAGCGGTATCATTTCCGTGCCGAAGGATCGGCGCGATGAAGGCATGATCGGCATCATGTCCATTGAGGACAATGTGACCATATCCAGCTGGTCCCAGATGAAGAAAAACGGCATTCTATCGGGCCGAAATATACGAAAAACCGCAAAAAAATGGATTCAGGCAGCCGGCATCAAATGTACGGGTCCAAAAGAGCGAATTTCAAAGCTTTCTGGTGGGAATGCACAGAAGGTGATTTTTGCGCGTGCATTGGAGAGCCGATGCAAAATTTTGATTTTGAATCACCCGACTCGCGGCGTGGACGTTGGTGCAAAGCAAGAGATTTATCGCATGGTTAGAGAAGTGACAGAGGCCGGACACGCCGTGATTGTAATCGGAGATACACTGGATGAGTGCCTGGGACTTTCCAGTAGGGTGTTGGTACTTCGTGATGGTCTTATCAGTGCTGCTTTTGATTGTCCCGTTGGAAAAAAGCCACAGCAGCATGAAGTTGTGCAGTACATGATGTAG
- a CDS encoding ABC transporter permease, with protein sequence MKNKLNGMMENMSVAQQFVAQAENNAKMDKVRRYTPLILLVVMTVIGAVSQKNFFTWSNIVNIMFQMSIPLVISVGLSYVLLLGSIDLSIEGNMGFAGTLSAYLVMNTTNANQYGIWGVLLAIGFGAFIGAVTGVLHTKAKIASFIVTYAVGCIMTGAAILMYRGTPIQVKDPMFIAISQGKFFGIPYITLISFAVFAIGALILNKTAFGRAVFAIGDNETAAASAGINISRTKIKAFALCGCTAAIAGVLQCMRLKLGQADLGLNQMFPVVTAIVLGGGSVTGGKGGALQSFAGVLIYTELANWLTLMGVNTNVKKVIQGAIIIIAVAATIEHNRKTVAK encoded by the coding sequence ATGAAGAACAAATTGAATGGGATGATGGAAAATATGTCGGTGGCGCAGCAATTTGTTGCCCAGGCGGAGAATAATGCCAAGATGGATAAGGTAAGGAGATACACTCCTCTGATCCTGCTGGTTGTCATGACTGTGATCGGAGCGGTATCACAGAAAAATTTTTTCACATGGTCGAACATCGTGAATATCATGTTTCAGATGTCAATCCCGCTCGTAATTTCTGTGGGTCTGAGTTACGTTCTCCTCTTAGGAAGTATTGACCTCTCCATTGAAGGCAATATGGGATTTGCCGGCACCTTGTCCGCCTATTTGGTAATGAATACAACCAATGCGAATCAGTACGGGATATGGGGAGTATTGCTTGCGATTGGCTTCGGTGCTTTTATTGGTGCTGTGACCGGAGTTCTACACACAAAAGCAAAAATTGCCAGTTTCATTGTGACCTATGCGGTTGGCTGCATTATGACCGGGGCGGCAATTTTAATGTATAGAGGAACCCCAATTCAGGTGAAGGACCCAATGTTCATTGCCATCTCGCAAGGAAAGTTTTTCGGGATTCCGTATATCACTCTGATTTCGTTTGCTGTCTTTGCCATAGGTGCGCTGATTCTCAACAAGACGGCTTTTGGTCGCGCCGTATTTGCCATCGGCGATAATGAAACGGCGGCGGCATCCGCAGGCATTAACATTTCACGGACGAAAATCAAGGCGTTCGCCTTGTGCGGGTGCACGGCAGCCATTGCCGGCGTTTTGCAATGTATGCGTTTAAAGCTTGGGCAGGCCGATTTGGGACTGAACCAGATGTTCCCTGTCGTTACCGCCATCGTATTAGGCGGTGGCAGCGTAACGGGTGGAAAGGGCGGTGCCTTGCAGTCCTTTGCCGGTGTATTGATTTATACTGAACTGGCCAACTGGCTTACCTTGATGGGCGTCAACACCAACGTGAAAAAAGTGATTCAAGGAGCGATTATTATCATTGCAGTTGCGGCGACCATTGAACACAATCGAAAGACTGTCGCCAAGTAG